The following are encoded together in the Brassica napus cultivar Da-Ae chromosome A9, Da-Ae, whole genome shotgun sequence genome:
- the LOC106381970 gene encoding polygalacturonase 1 beta-like protein 2, whose amino-acid sequence MNIIEAAFFLCFISSSNVHFAGATKQTAGNITLSENPFTPKASLIRYWNKRINGGSPPPSFFLSKASPLTTVDSTRFATLASRHALDTRLSDFCTAAKLFCFPELAAHSVTEKHGDDVGFSVYSDKNFTNYGSDRLAGADTFKNYSGGDNIGVDSFRRYSRDSAGHDDGFTNYAGEVNVADQSFTTYATGSTGGSGDFTNYHTNANQPNGRFTSYSDEANGRSQSFTAYSENANSGAQTFTSYSKNGNGAPNGFSGYGSGSNVVKSGFSGYGETSNGANDTFTSYGGDGNLPVNDFKKYGEGGNGAVYGFKSYRDQSNIGADSFSSYAKDSHNEKVNFVNYGKSFNLGSDDFTGYGQGNDGGNVSFKTYGQGPSFKAYTKDGVVFARYFNNASSSGKKVNKWTEPGKFFRESMLKEGTLMQMPDIKDKMPKRTFLPRTIVSKLSFSSSKTGEVRRIFGAGENSSMAGIISSAISECERPPSYGETKRCVGSAEDMIDFATSVLGHGVVVRTTENVVGSKKKIVIGKVKGINGGDLTRAVSCHQSLYPYLLYYCHSVPKVRVYEADLLDPESSEKINHGIAICHIDTSAWSASHGAFLALGSGPGRIEVCHWIFENDMTWTTVD is encoded by the exons ATGAACATCATTGAAGCAGCTTTCTTCCTCTGCTTCATTTCATCTTCTAAT GTGCACTTCGCCGGAGCTACTAAACAAACCGCCGGCAACATCACGCTGTCGGAGAACCCATTCACACCCAAAGCCTCACTGATACGTTACTGGAACAAACGCATCAACGGCGGCTCACCACCACCTTCTTTTTTCCTCTCCAAGGCGTCCCCATTAACGACCGTAGACTCCACGCGCTTCGCCACACTCGCTTCACGCCACGCGCTCGACACTCGCCTCTCCGATTTCTGCACCGCCGCGAAGCTCTTCTGTTTCCCTGAGCTCGCCGCTCACTCCGTAACCGAGAAGCACGGCGACGACGTCGGTTTCTCCGTTTACAGCGACAAAAACTTCACCAACTACGGCTCCGACCGTCTCGCCGGAGCCGACACGTTTAAAAATTACTCCGGCGGAGACAACATCGGCGTCGACTCTTTCCGTCGTTACAGCCGAGATTCCGCCGGACACGACGATGGGTTTACAAATTACGCCGGAGAAGTCAACGTCGCCGACCAGAGCTTCACCACTTACGCCACCGGCTCCACCGGCGGCTCCGGCGACTTCACGAACTACCACACGAACGCAAACCAACCCAACGGAAGATTCACTTCCTACTCCGACGAAGCGAACGGCCGGTCACAGTCCTTCACGGCCTACTCCGAGAACGCAAACTCCGGCGCTCAGACGTTCACCAGCTACAGCAAAAACGGCAACGGAGCTCCGAACGGGTTCTCGGGTTACGGATCCGGGTCAAACGTGGTAAAATCTGGTTTCTCCGGGTACGGGGAGACCTCAAACGGAGCTAACGACACGTTCACGAGCTACGGCGGCGACGGGAATCTCCCGGTGAACGATTTTAAAAAGTACGGCGAAGGAGGAAACGGCGCCGTTTACGGGTTTAAGAGCTACAGAGACCAGTCCAACATCGGAGCTGACTCTTTCTCTTCATACGCCAAAGATTCACACAACGAGAAGGTCAATTTCGTAAATTACGGCAAATCATTCAACTTGGGCTCCGATGACTTCACCGGCTACGGGCAAGGCAACGACGGAGGGAACGTCAGCTTCAAAACCTACGGTCAAGGTCCGAGTTTCAAAGCGTACACTAAAGACGGCGTCGTTTTCGCGAGGTACTTTAATAACGCGAGCTCCAGTGGTAAAAAGGTAAATAAATGGACAGAGCCGGGTAAATTCTTCAGAGAGTCCATGTTAAAAGAAGGGACTTTGATGCAAATGCCAGATATTAAGGATAAAATGCCTAAAAGGACGTTTTTACCCCGAACCATAGTTTCAAAATTATCGTTTTCATCTTCTAAGACCGGCGAGGTACGGAGAATCTTCGGCGCCGGCGAGAACTCGTCGATGGCGGGGATAATCTCGTCGGCGATTTCCGAATGTGAGAGACCGCCAAGCTACGGCGAGACGAAGCGGTGCGTGGGATCAGCGGAGGACATGATCGATTTCGCCACGTCAGTGCTTGGACACGGCGTTGTGGTGAGGACGACGGAGAATGTGGTCGGGTCGAAGAAGAAGATCGTGATCGGGAAAGTCAAAGGAATCAACGGTGGAGATTTAACTAGAGCGGTTTCATGTCATCAGAGTTTGTACCCGTATCTACTGTATTATTGTCATTCGGTACCTAAGGTGCGGGTCTACGAAGCGGATCTTCTTGACCCGGAGAGTTCAGAGAAGATTAATCATGGTATTGCCATTTGTCACATTGACACGTCAGCGTGGAGTGCAAGTCATGGAGCGTTTTTGGCTCTAGGGTCTGGTCCGGGTAGGATTGAAGTTTGTCATTGGATCTTTGAGAATGATATGACGTGGACTACTGTTGATTAA
- the LOC106378571 gene encoding putative F-box protein At2g33200, protein MSETRSDWSKLCPDLLRSIFGRLIISKDFYRSRTVCSDWYSVSTTCVPTAYPWRILLDEDSTLLFDPGEDNIYEIGHPELDLLKTHVMASCSNWLLVGRAGLNLYLQNVFTRERINLPECLRLAIENSSSCLWINERTRDYVVACSSKQGCLFSCKKGDVTWLCHERIECAYVTYKDGKLYVYTFDRCIEILDLSGDLLVQGNPYRNHPFHIDDSHPKSVVITSSGELLIVVTFKGVNNRYVNEVLNRSFNVYKMNLDNGNWERVYSIGGEMLIFGHGVTIKAPIKGINGWGIKGDTICFGGDEEDIFPSSDRRNRTTNCGVFDLATDTQTSLDVPFFKSFWFVPEYEIVDHETGFFFLV, encoded by the coding sequence ATGTCTGAAACTCgttctgattggtccaagttaTGTCCCGATCTTTTACGATCGATCTTCGGACGCTTAATAATTTCTAAAGACTTTTACAGATCGAGAACCGTTTGTTCAGACTGGTATTCCGTTTCGACCACCTGTGTGCCAACTGCGTATCCATGGCGAATTTTACTCGACGAAGACTCTACGTTGTTGTTCGACCCAGGAGAAGACAATATTTACGAGATCGGACATCCCGAACTTGACTTACTTAAAACCCATGTTATGGCTAGTTGCAGCAACTGGCTCCTTGTTGGACGTGCTGGTCTGAATCTATATCTTCAGAACGTGTTTACTCGCGAGAGGATCAATCTTCCTGAGTGTCTGCGTCTTGCCATCGAAAACTCTTCTTCTTGTCTTTGGATAAACGAGAGAACGAGGGATTATGTTGTAGCTTGCAGTTCCAAACAAGGCTGCTTGTTCTCATGCAAGAAAGGAGACGTTACGTGGTTGTGTCATGAACGCATAGAATGTGCGTACGTGACGTATAAAGATGGCAAGCTTTATGTGTACACGTTCGATAGGTGCATCGAGATTCTTGATTTGTCTGGAGATTTGCTCGTCCAAGGAAACCCGTATCGTAACCATCCGTTTCACATTGATGATTCGCATCCTAAGAGTGTAGTGATAACGAGCTCAGGGGAGCTTTTGATCGTTGTGACCTTCAAAGGAGTAAACAATAGGTATGTAAATGAGGTATTGAACCGTTCTTTTAACGTCTACAAGATGAATTTAGATAATGGTAACTGGGAGAGAGTCTATTCTATTGGAGGTGAGATGTTGATATTTGGTCATGGAGTCACAATAAAAGCACCAATCAAAGGTATTAATGGTTGGGGAATCAAGGGTGATACAATCTGTTTCGGTggtgatgaagaagatattttccCAAGTAGTGATCGTCGTAACAGAACAACTAACTGTGGTGTGTTTGATCTTGCGACAGATACACAAACATCATTAGATGTTCCATTCTTTAAGAGTTTCTGGTTTGTTCCAGAATACGAAATCGTTGATCACGAgactggttttttttttttagtatga
- the LOC106381969 gene encoding dual-specificity RNA methyltransferase RlmN isoform X1, whose translation MVSLSTTMRRLGIITVTNSAVVTPTLISSTASFARNLTLPSPLRNHGLTNSIRFLKSRSLLSSLSCFSSSAAYLPALDEFPSTKVGSVAMRDDKKKVILKGMSYASLQEWVESHGFRPGQAMMLWKRLYKDNIWAENVDQLEGLNKDFKRMISEHAEFGALSFKDVRSASDGTRKILFTLDDGLVIETVVIPCDRGRTTVCVSSQVGCAMNCQFCYTGRMGLKRNLTAAEIVEQAVYARRLLSHEVGSITNVVFMGMGEPFHNIDNVIKAANIMVDENGLHFSPRKVTVSTSGLVPQLKRFLRECNCALAVSLNATTDEVRNWIMPINRKYKLSLLLETLREELSSRHKYKVLFEYVMLAGVNDSMEDAKRLVELVQGIPCKINLIQFNPHSGSQFIQTDEDKMIKFRNVLAEGGCTVLMRFSRGNDQMAACGQLGMLGAIQAPVMRVPEQFRTALKASV comes from the exons ATGGTTAGTCTGTCGACGACAATGAGGCGGCTGGGAATCATCACCGTCACTAATTCCGCCGTCGTCACTCCGACGCTAATCTCTTCGACGGCGTCTTTCGCTAGAAACCTGACCTTACCCTCGCCCCTCCGCAATCACGGCCTTACCAATTCCATTCGTTTCCTCAAATCCCGAAGCCTCCTCTCCTCCTtgtcatgtttctcttcttcggCAGCTTATCTTCCCGCACTCGACGAGTTCCCATCAACTAAAG TAGGTTCTGTAGCAATGAGAGATGATAAGAAGAAGGTGATCTTGAAGGGTATGAGCTACGCTTCGCTCCAA GAATGGGTTGAATCGCATGGGTTTCGACCCGGACAAGCTATGATGCTGTGGAAGAGACTTTACAAGGATAACATATGGGCAGAAAATGTTGATCAGCTTGAAG GCCTGAACAAAGATTTCAAGAGAATGATTAGTGAGCATGCCGAGTTTGGGGCATTATCTTTCAAGGATGTTCGTTCGGCTTCAGATGGAACTAGGAAG ATTCTGTTCACGTTGGATGATGGGCTTGTGATCGAGACAGTTGTTATACCTTGTGATCGTGGCAGGACAACTGTTTGTGTTTCGAGCCAAGTGGGTTGTGCCATGAATTGTCAGTTCTGCTACACCGGCAG GATGGGTTTGAAAAGAAATCTCACTGCTGCTGAGATAGTTGAGCAGGCTGTTTACGCAAGGCGGTTGCTTTCCCATGAAGTTGGGTCAATAACAAATGTTGTGTTTATG GGAATGGGAGAGCCATTTCACAATATTGACAATGTCATCAAAGCTGCAAACATAATGGTAGATGAGAATGGACTTCACTTTAGTCCACGCAAGGTCACAGTCTCCACCAGTGGCCTTGTTCCTCAGCTAAAGCGTTTCCTTCGTGAATGTAATTGCGCTTTGGCAGTCAGTCTTAATGCAACAACCGATGAG GTTAGAAACTGGATTATGCCGATCAACAGGAAATACAAGTTATCTTTGCTCCTTGAGACGCTCAGAGAAGAACTCAGTTCAAGGCACAAGTACAAAGTGTTGTTCGAATACGTGATGCTCGCTGGAGTGAATGACAG CATGGAAGATGCAAAGAGGCTAGTGGAGCTTGTGCAGGGAATCCCATGCAAGATTAACCTTATTCAGTTCAACCCACATAGTGGTTCTCAGTTCATACAGACCGATGAAGACAAGATGATCAAGTTCCGTAATGTTCTGGCTGAAGGAGGCTGCACTGTTTTAATGCGGTTTAGCCGAGGCAACGATCAAATGGCAGCGTGCGGGCAGCTTGGCATGCTTGGTGCTATTCAAGCACCAGTGATGAGGGTGCCTGAGCAGTTCCGCACCGCTCTAAAAGCATCTGTTTGA
- the LOC106381969 gene encoding dual-specificity RNA methyltransferase RlmN isoform X2, with translation MVSLSTTMRRLGIITVTNSAVVTPTLISSTASFARNLTLPSPLRNHGLTNSIRFLKSRSLLSSLSCFSSSAAYLPALDEFPSTKGSVAMRDDKKKVILKGMSYASLQEWVESHGFRPGQAMMLWKRLYKDNIWAENVDQLEGLNKDFKRMISEHAEFGALSFKDVRSASDGTRKILFTLDDGLVIETVVIPCDRGRTTVCVSSQVGCAMNCQFCYTGRMGLKRNLTAAEIVEQAVYARRLLSHEVGSITNVVFMGMGEPFHNIDNVIKAANIMVDENGLHFSPRKVTVSTSGLVPQLKRFLRECNCALAVSLNATTDEVRNWIMPINRKYKLSLLLETLREELSSRHKYKVLFEYVMLAGVNDSMEDAKRLVELVQGIPCKINLIQFNPHSGSQFIQTDEDKMIKFRNVLAEGGCTVLMRFSRGNDQMAACGQLGMLGAIQAPVMRVPEQFRTALKASV, from the exons ATGGTTAGTCTGTCGACGACAATGAGGCGGCTGGGAATCATCACCGTCACTAATTCCGCCGTCGTCACTCCGACGCTAATCTCTTCGACGGCGTCTTTCGCTAGAAACCTGACCTTACCCTCGCCCCTCCGCAATCACGGCCTTACCAATTCCATTCGTTTCCTCAAATCCCGAAGCCTCCTCTCCTCCTtgtcatgtttctcttcttcggCAGCTTATCTTCCCGCACTCGACGAGTTCCCATCAACTAAAG GTTCTGTAGCAATGAGAGATGATAAGAAGAAGGTGATCTTGAAGGGTATGAGCTACGCTTCGCTCCAA GAATGGGTTGAATCGCATGGGTTTCGACCCGGACAAGCTATGATGCTGTGGAAGAGACTTTACAAGGATAACATATGGGCAGAAAATGTTGATCAGCTTGAAG GCCTGAACAAAGATTTCAAGAGAATGATTAGTGAGCATGCCGAGTTTGGGGCATTATCTTTCAAGGATGTTCGTTCGGCTTCAGATGGAACTAGGAAG ATTCTGTTCACGTTGGATGATGGGCTTGTGATCGAGACAGTTGTTATACCTTGTGATCGTGGCAGGACAACTGTTTGTGTTTCGAGCCAAGTGGGTTGTGCCATGAATTGTCAGTTCTGCTACACCGGCAG GATGGGTTTGAAAAGAAATCTCACTGCTGCTGAGATAGTTGAGCAGGCTGTTTACGCAAGGCGGTTGCTTTCCCATGAAGTTGGGTCAATAACAAATGTTGTGTTTATG GGAATGGGAGAGCCATTTCACAATATTGACAATGTCATCAAAGCTGCAAACATAATGGTAGATGAGAATGGACTTCACTTTAGTCCACGCAAGGTCACAGTCTCCACCAGTGGCCTTGTTCCTCAGCTAAAGCGTTTCCTTCGTGAATGTAATTGCGCTTTGGCAGTCAGTCTTAATGCAACAACCGATGAG GTTAGAAACTGGATTATGCCGATCAACAGGAAATACAAGTTATCTTTGCTCCTTGAGACGCTCAGAGAAGAACTCAGTTCAAGGCACAAGTACAAAGTGTTGTTCGAATACGTGATGCTCGCTGGAGTGAATGACAG CATGGAAGATGCAAAGAGGCTAGTGGAGCTTGTGCAGGGAATCCCATGCAAGATTAACCTTATTCAGTTCAACCCACATAGTGGTTCTCAGTTCATACAGACCGATGAAGACAAGATGATCAAGTTCCGTAATGTTCTGGCTGAAGGAGGCTGCACTGTTTTAATGCGGTTTAGCCGAGGCAACGATCAAATGGCAGCGTGCGGGCAGCTTGGCATGCTTGGTGCTATTCAAGCACCAGTGATGAGGGTGCCTGAGCAGTTCCGCACCGCTCTAAAAGCATCTGTTTGA
- the LOC106381968 gene encoding ubiquitin-like-specific protease 1D, which yields MTKGKHEVEKESDSSDKKAFTIDWNSVLEDDAGGGGKEHQVPELVIVNTQNPLPGDQMDCHRNLTDHALDELLERNKSHLVKLGPGLPDNGEKIRLNIASLEAEKQRRVLHRSNMDADRSSKLMHASTSGSDVFTRGNAASTEASRQTNTDSKEVSRSTFAAVFSKPKPDNTQSTKAFCKELEDLGCASVKPKAEKKIVTRQKNEWRILSKAVEEKQTGNHKSKGSYGRKKYKESCTYSLLDDDDDDSNGHETPKEWSWEEYPSQSSKRRKKADDSVINIDEEEPQPSTVADQTVELPEGLQEDICYPSSDDPHFVQVCLKDLECLAPQEFLNSPVMNFYIRFLQEQQVSNYCHFFNTYFYKKLSDAVTNKGNDKAASFLKLRRWWKGIDLFRKAYIFIPIHEDVHWSLIIVCIPDKEDESGLTILHLDSLGVHPKRSIVENVKRFLKDEWNFLNQDDDYSSNLPISEKLWRNLPRRINEADIKVPQQKNDFDCGPFVLFFIKRFIEEAPQRLKRKDLGMFDKKWFKPDEASALRTEIRNTLINLFCVSDQTDRHNDPSDDNGASKSRDSSPL from the exons ATGACGAAGGGGAAGCATGAAGTAGAAAAAGagtcggattcttcagacaagaaAGCTTTTACGATTGACTGGAACTCGGTGCTGGAAGACGACGCCGGCGGCGGCGGAAAAGAGCATCAAGTACCGGAGTTGGTGATTGTCAACACCCAAAATCCTCTCCCCGGCGATCAGATGGACTGCCACCGAAACCTAACCGATCACGCGCTAGACGAGCTGCTGGAGCGTAACAAATCGCACCTTGTCAAATTAGGTCCGGGTCTACCCGACAATGGTGAGAAGATCCGTCTCAATATCGCTAGCCTCGAAGCCGAGAAGCAACGCAGGGTTTTACATCGCTCCAATATG GATGCGGACAGAAGTTCGAAGCTCATGCATGCGAGTACCTCAG GTTCAGATGTGTTTACGCGAGGGAATGCAGCTTCAACAGAAGCCTCTAGACAAACGAATACGGACTCGAAAGAAGTCTCACGGTCTACATTTGCTGCTGTTTTCAGTAAACCCAAA CCGGATAATACTCAGTCAACGAAAGCGTTTTGTAAAGAACTAGAAGATTTGGGGTGTGCAAGTGTGAAACCCAAGGCTGAGAAAAAGATCGTGACAAGGCAGAAGAATGAATGGCGGATTTTGTCAAAGGCAGTGGAAGAAAAGCAGACAGGGAATCACAAATCCAAGGGATCTTATGGGAGGAAAAAGTACAAGGAGTCTTGCACTTACTCCcttcttgatgatgatgatgacgactcCAATGGACATGAAACTCCTAA GGAGTGGTCTTGGGAAGAATATCCATCACAGAGTTCAAAGCGCCGTAAG aaaGCAGATGATTCAGTGATTAACATAGACGAAGAAGAACCTCAGCCTTCAACGGTGGCAGATCAAACAGTTGAACTGCCTGAAGG CTTACAGGAAGATATATGCTACCCATCAAG TGATGATCCACACTTTGTTCAAGTTTGTCTTAAAGATCTTGAATGCCTTGCACCTCAAGAATTTCTAAACTCTCCAGTCATGAATTTCTACATCAG GTTCTTGCAGGAGCAGCAGGTATCTAACTATTGTCACTTCTTTAACACCTATTTCTACAAGAAGCTCAGTGACGCTGTTACAAACAAG GGAAATGACAAGGCTGCCTCTTTTCTGAAGCTCAGGCGGTGGTGGAAGGGTATTGATTTATTCCGTAaggcatatatatttataccaaTACATGAGGA TGTCCATTGGAGCCTTATAATAGTTTGCATTCCTGACAAGGAAGATGAATCCGGATTGACCATACTTCACCTTGATTCATTAGGAGTTCATCCGAAAAGATCAATTGTTGAGAATGTAAAAAG GTTTCTAAAAGATGAATGGAACTTTTTGAATCAGGATGATGATTATTCATCAAATCTACCTATCTCAGAGAAACTATGGAGAAACCTCCCGCGCAGGATTAACGAAGCTGATATTAAG GTTCCACAACAGAAGAATGATTTTGACTGTGGTCCGtttgttctcttcttcatcaagcGGTTCATTGAAGAGGCTCCTCAAAGGCTGAAAAGGAAAGACCTTGGAATG TTCGACAAGAAGTGGTTCAAACCTGACGAAGCCTCTGCTCTgagaaccgaaatccgaaacaCACTCATCAATCTTTTCTGTGTCAGTGACCAGACTGATCGCCACAACGACCCATCTGATGACAATGGAGCATCCAAGTCAAGAGATAGCTCACCGCTCTAA